The following coding sequences are from one Desulfosporosinus orientis DSM 765 window:
- a CDS encoding alkaline phosphatase family protein, which translates to MRKALGKKILILGVDGMDPSLTRKFVQKGLMPNVKKIIDQGAQREDLTMLGGQPTGTPPMWTTLATGAYPVTHGITCFHKQSKEDLDVMEYALDSRLCKAEQLWNVFAEAGKKTLVWHWPGSAWPPSSESPNLHVVDGTSPGAPNMASAQVEGELVLVASEKTEEIHFRAKAASDGNVPCVITDLKPSSDFKPMSEEVKLLTQRHLILSESDGEMGLSDTPFDVVLSPIKDAKGWVDVPEGAKEFTILLSGGLIRRPSLILKDPNGVYSKVAIYKSKKEKTPIVVLENDVFTREIIDESVKDDVKYSVNRNMRVLEIAEDGSYLKMWISSAMNIVEDSVWYPKHLYKSVTENVGYPPPTSMVGGADKQLISKCMKENWDSAKDWQAGAINHLIQKEGYDVVFSHFHNIDLQSHMIIKYLKDGHANLPKEEYAKFVEEIYIQTDEYIGQFMHLLEEDWTICVISDHAAVCPEHGPHFIGDMLGLNVRVMQELGFTALKKDEDGNELPEIDWQNTKAIANRANHIYLNIKGRDKHGIIDPKDKFEVEEEIMTALYGYKDKKTGHRVIAMALRNKDAVLLGLGGPESGDIIYWTAEGYNYDHFDCLSTTRGYGDTSVSPIFIGVGPGLKKGFATDRIIRQVDFAPTIAVIGGVRMPAQCEGAPVYQILSEEY; encoded by the coding sequence ATGAGAAAAGCACTAGGCAAAAAGATTCTAATTTTGGGTGTCGATGGAATGGATCCGAGTTTGACGAGAAAATTTGTGCAAAAAGGTTTAATGCCAAATGTCAAAAAAATAATTGATCAAGGGGCACAACGGGAAGATTTAACAATGTTAGGCGGGCAGCCTACGGGAACCCCCCCTATGTGGACTACTTTAGCAACGGGTGCTTACCCAGTCACTCATGGTATTACTTGTTTTCACAAACAATCTAAAGAAGATTTAGATGTTATGGAATATGCTTTAGATTCTAGGTTGTGTAAAGCTGAACAACTTTGGAATGTTTTTGCTGAAGCCGGTAAGAAAACATTAGTATGGCATTGGCCCGGAAGCGCTTGGCCCCCAAGCTCAGAAAGTCCTAATTTACATGTTGTTGACGGTACCAGTCCTGGTGCTCCCAATATGGCTTCTGCACAGGTGGAGGGTGAGCTGGTACTCGTTGCCAGTGAAAAGACTGAGGAAATTCATTTTCGGGCTAAAGCTGCCTCTGATGGAAATGTACCCTGTGTTATTACTGACTTAAAACCGAGTTCGGACTTTAAGCCCATGAGTGAAGAGGTAAAGTTACTTACTCAACGCCATTTGATTTTAAGCGAATCGGATGGTGAAATGGGGTTGTCTGATACACCGTTTGATGTGGTATTATCACCAATCAAAGATGCTAAGGGATGGGTCGATGTACCAGAAGGTGCTAAAGAGTTTACAATACTACTCTCTGGTGGATTAATTAGGCGCCCAAGCTTAATTTTGAAAGACCCAAATGGCGTTTACAGTAAAGTTGCTATTTATAAATCTAAAAAAGAAAAGACACCGATTGTCGTTTTAGAAAACGATGTATTTACCAGGGAAATAATTGATGAATCAGTTAAAGATGATGTTAAATATTCTGTTAATCGCAACATGCGGGTTCTGGAAATTGCGGAAGATGGATCATATCTGAAAATGTGGATTTCTTCTGCAATGAATATTGTAGAAGATAGTGTATGGTATCCAAAACATCTCTATAAATCGGTTACAGAAAATGTAGGATATCCACCGCCAACCTCAATGGTAGGTGGTGCTGACAAACAGTTAATCAGTAAATGCATGAAAGAGAATTGGGATTCTGCAAAAGACTGGCAAGCGGGTGCGATAAACCACTTAATTCAAAAAGAAGGCTATGATGTTGTGTTTTCCCATTTCCATAATATTGATTTACAGTCGCATATGATTATTAAATATTTGAAGGACGGGCATGCCAATTTGCCAAAAGAAGAATATGCAAAATTTGTTGAAGAAATCTATATTCAAACTGATGAATATATTGGGCAATTCATGCATCTGCTGGAAGAAGATTGGACGATATGTGTCATTTCTGACCATGCTGCGGTTTGCCCTGAACATGGACCTCATTTCATTGGTGATATGCTTGGATTAAATGTTCGGGTAATGCAAGAATTAGGCTTTACTGCCCTTAAAAAAGATGAAGACGGTAATGAATTGCCTGAAATCGATTGGCAAAATACTAAAGCTATTGCGAACCGTGCAAATCATATTTACCTAAATATTAAGGGCCGAGATAAACACGGTATTATTGATCCTAAAGATAAGTTTGAAGTAGAAGAAGAAATAATGACTGCTCTATATGGCTATAAAGATAAAAAGACAGGTCATCGAGTGATTGCTATGGCATTGAGGAATAAAGATGCAGTTCTACTTGGTCTAGGTGGACCGGAAAGTGGAGATATCATCTATTGGACTGCTGAGGGATATAATTATGACCACTTTGATTGCTTGTCAACAACGCGCGGTTATGGGGATACTTCTGTTTCGCCTATCTTTATCGGAGTTGGTCCTGGCTTAAAGAAAGGCTTTGCAACTGACCGAATTATTCGGCAAGTGGACTTTGCACCAACAATAGCAGTTATTGGTGGAGTTAGAATGCCGGCACAATGTGAAGGGGCTCCTGTTTACCAGATACTGTCTGAAGAATATTAG
- a CDS encoding MFS transporter yields the protein MSGNSKGTKTFFDGHPIGSAHKRFLIIASLAYVFDQMNVINFGFIGPILMKNYGWTMQQFANVNSFNMLGMFIGALFGGWLADKIGRKKGLLTCILIFSLSSLANAAFTNYNIFLIMRTITGFGTIGMVTIAMAYISEMMPSESRGKYQALSIAVGVCGMPISAILAKVVIPLSYNSWRSVFVLGGLGLVITVVGSFWLKESPRWLVAKGRLDEAAKVLNEIVPDAQLPLNAVELAKSNNSGYIETFRVMFSSAYGKRTATLFIVVFGATLGSFYLSNFYPSIHAQMGFSQAVVLNLAIYQLFLNPVGDYLVSFISDNGGRKTPITVIFSIFGCLFIIQGLCSTVLSISIMLLLKGLFVSAAMTITWTYLAESYPTHIRTTASGILFGSGRLAASFLLFTVPVVYESYGYFGVNLVNGLIYIIPGIVVLFIGDSTAKVSLEELSPSISMKETSI from the coding sequence ATGTCAGGCAACTCTAAAGGAACGAAGACATTCTTTGATGGGCATCCAATAGGTTCGGCGCATAAAAGATTTCTGATTATAGCGTCTCTCGCTTATGTTTTTGACCAAATGAACGTAATTAACTTCGGTTTTATAGGTCCAATTTTGATGAAGAACTATGGTTGGACAATGCAACAATTTGCTAATGTAAACTCATTTAATATGCTTGGCATGTTCATCGGAGCTTTATTTGGAGGATGGCTTGCTGATAAAATCGGGCGGAAAAAAGGACTATTGACATGTATTTTGATTTTTTCCTTATCTTCATTAGCAAACGCTGCATTTACAAATTATAATATCTTTTTGATTATGCGCACTATTACCGGATTCGGAACTATAGGAATGGTTACAATAGCTATGGCTTATATATCAGAAATGATGCCGTCAGAATCAAGAGGTAAGTATCAAGCTTTAAGTATAGCCGTTGGAGTATGCGGAATGCCGATAAGTGCAATTCTGGCTAAAGTGGTTATTCCTCTTTCATATAATTCCTGGAGATCTGTCTTTGTTCTAGGTGGGTTAGGCTTAGTAATAACAGTGGTTGGTTCCTTTTGGCTAAAAGAATCCCCACGCTGGTTAGTTGCGAAAGGTCGCTTGGATGAAGCAGCAAAAGTATTAAATGAAATAGTACCTGATGCACAACTTCCATTAAATGCTGTTGAGTTAGCCAAGAGTAATAATTCAGGCTATATAGAGACGTTTAGAGTTATGTTTAGTAGCGCTTATGGTAAAAGAACTGCAACATTATTTATAGTTGTTTTTGGTGCTACACTTGGATCTTTCTATTTATCAAATTTCTATCCGTCTATTCATGCTCAAATGGGATTTTCGCAGGCGGTTGTCCTTAATCTTGCGATATACCAATTATTTTTGAATCCAGTGGGTGATTATTTAGTATCATTTATTTCTGACAATGGTGGAAGAAAAACTCCGATTACTGTTATTTTCTCGATTTTCGGGTGCTTATTTATAATTCAAGGCTTATGTAGTACTGTTTTATCAATCTCAATTATGCTCTTACTTAAAGGGTTATTTGTTTCAGCAGCAATGACCATAACTTGGACTTACTTGGCTGAATCTTATCCAACACATATCAGAACCACTGCAAGTGGTATATTGTTCGGTTCAGGAAGGTTAGCTGCAAGTTTTCTCTTATTTACAGTACCCGTAGTTTATGAATCTTATGGCTACTTTGGTGTGAATTTAGTTAATGGGTTAATTTATATAATTCCAGGCATAGTAGTCCTATTTATTGGAGATAGCACTGCAAAAGTTTCTTTGGAAGAATTGAGTCCATCAATATCTATGAAAGAAACGTCTATCTAA
- a CDS encoding thioredoxin family protein: protein MSLKQLNPSGFEEKIYDMGEACLVVFSRKSCHVCKEVVPTVEELQTKYEGKFGFYYVDVEENKALYQSFSLKGVPQILFFKDGEYQGKLSGKVEEEQIEEKIEENLTEQ from the coding sequence ATGTCATTAAAACAGTTAAACCCGAGTGGCTTTGAGGAGAAAATTTATGATATGGGAGAAGCATGTTTAGTTGTTTTTTCCCGGAAAAGCTGTCATGTTTGTAAGGAAGTTGTTCCTACAGTTGAGGAATTACAGACTAAGTACGAGGGTAAATTTGGCTTTTATTATGTAGATGTTGAGGAGAACAAAGCACTTTATCAATCTTTTTCTCTGAAAGGAGTTCCTCAGATTCTGTTTTTCAAAGATGGAGAGTATCAAGGGAAGCTCTCGGGTAAAGTTGAGGAAGAACAAATCGAAGAAAAGATTGAAGAAAATCTTACGGAACAGTAA
- a CDS encoding beta-N-acetylglucosaminidase domain-containing protein yields the protein MRRSKSNMIHPELRNPPSTPTPSQPIQEDGSPAPPNQTIPKDSFGIREVIKGFYGTPWTTEQRINMLSFMGQNHMNTYVYAPKDDPYQRAYWGELYHPDGLLLQMKSLVQTAAAQGITFVYSISPGIPSLLPGETLTKIVSISINSASIPAETNCLTATTTNLPTYQGLFGRNIILESMDLPNQP from the coding sequence TTGAGAAGATCTAAGAGCAATATGATACATCCGGAATTAAGAAACCCACCAAGTACCCCCACACCCTCCCAACCCATACAGGAGGACGGATCCCCTGCACCGCCTAATCAAACCATACCTAAAGACAGTTTCGGGATACGCGAAGTTATTAAAGGGTTCTATGGAACCCCCTGGACCACAGAGCAAAGAATCAACATGCTCTCCTTTATGGGCCAAAATCATATGAATACCTATGTATACGCACCTAAAGATGATCCTTATCAACGTGCCTATTGGGGAGAACTCTATCATCCGGACGGACTACTCCTGCAGATGAAGAGCCTGGTGCAAACTGCAGCGGCCCAAGGAATCACGTTTGTTTATTCCATCTCTCCCGGCATCCCGTCACTCCTTCCTGGTGAAACATTGACAAAAATAGTTTCTATTTCCATAAATTCTGCCAGTATTCCAGCCGAAACAAACTGTCTGACAGCAACGACAACGAATTTGCCAACTTATCAAGGGCTTTTTGGCAGGAATATCATTCTGGAAAGCATGGACCTACCGAATCAGCCCTAA
- a CDS encoding LysR family transcriptional regulator — protein sequence MRVSFLEAFFWVADLKSMSKAAEKLHTSEQAISKCIKKLEIEFNTILFDRTRNGVSLTSSGETIYPDVKAILDQYEKIRMRFKTQPLSNLYKLNGKINIFVAIPLSPIAAILSDSVTDAFSNIRISLIELYPSFLNKNIDLNNSDICITTVLTSNLDEFTKNHSNKYNIYVLDRERISLYSSTNSHLANRKEINLKELKNLPFLCHTPPNETECLISNLLEYNNIPFYPVYSSSQVNQCLSFLKKGKAYYLSSPLPMSLLNANDIVSIPIIEDPTWYHLMLTSKNPDLSPEELVFVNKTHEYFKNTFYQIL from the coding sequence TTGCGAGTATCATTTTTAGAGGCTTTTTTTTGGGTAGCAGACCTAAAGTCTATGAGCAAAGCAGCTGAAAAACTTCACACTTCTGAACAAGCAATTAGTAAATGTATTAAAAAATTAGAAATTGAGTTTAACACAATACTTTTTGACCGAACGAGAAATGGTGTTAGCTTAACTTCAAGTGGTGAAACTATATATCCAGATGTGAAAGCTATCCTCGATCAATATGAAAAAATCAGAATGCGTTTTAAAACACAACCTCTTAGTAATTTATACAAATTAAATGGTAAAATTAATATTTTTGTTGCTATTCCTTTAAGTCCAATTGCAGCTATATTATCAGATTCAGTTACTGATGCTTTTAGTAATATTAGGATTTCTCTCATAGAGTTATATCCAAGTTTTTTAAATAAAAATATTGACCTTAATAATTCAGATATTTGCATTACAACCGTTTTAACAAGTAATTTAGATGAATTTACTAAAAATCATTCTAATAAATATAATATTTATGTGTTAGATAGAGAAAGAATAAGCCTTTATTCTTCTACGAATTCGCATTTAGCTAATAGGAAAGAGATTAATCTAAAGGAATTAAAAAACCTCCCCTTTCTATGTCACACTCCCCCTAATGAGACAGAATGTTTAATTTCAAACTTACTTGAATATAACAACATACCATTCTACCCTGTATATAGTTCTTCACAGGTCAATCAGTGTCTATCATTTCTAAAGAAAGGGAAAGCTTACTACCTATCGAGCCCGCTTCCAATGAGTTTACTAAATGCAAATGACATTGTTTCTATACCAATTATTGAAGATCCCACCTGGTATCATTTAATGTTAACCAGCAAAAATCCGGATCTTTCACCTGAAGAATTAGTTTTTGTTAATAAAACTCACGAATATTTTAAGAACACATTTTATCAAATTCTTTAG
- a CDS encoding MBL fold metallo-hydrolase — protein MDKLIVLGTGHAGVTKCYNTCFAITNDENYLLVDAGGGNGIIGRLEEAQIPLGKIHHVFVSHKHTDHILGLVWVIRRIGHLIHGRQYEGNLTIYCHEELVHTIRAITEATLDKPIMDLIGERIFLHVVTDGEKEFIDGYEFTFFDIHSIKAKQFGFRMRLSSGKNLTFLGDEPYNPVCRSYVENCEWLLSEAFCLYSERDIFKPYEKHHSTVKEACELAEELNIKNLVIWHTEDQNLAQRQELYTNEGKNYFKGNLYVPDDLEVIQL, from the coding sequence TTGGATAAATTGATTGTCTTAGGAACAGGTCATGCAGGTGTGACAAAATGCTATAATACATGCTTCGCCATTACGAATGACGAAAACTACCTATTAGTTGATGCCGGCGGCGGTAACGGCATTATTGGAAGGTTGGAAGAAGCTCAAATTCCTTTGGGGAAAATTCACCATGTATTTGTCAGCCATAAACATACGGATCATATCTTAGGACTGGTATGGGTCATTCGCAGAATAGGGCATCTCATTCATGGAAGGCAGTACGAGGGTAATCTCACAATTTACTGCCATGAGGAATTAGTCCATACTATCAGAGCCATTACAGAGGCTACTCTGGATAAGCCCATTATGGATCTCATTGGGGAAAGAATTTTTCTACATGTCGTGACCGATGGAGAAAAGGAATTCATAGATGGCTATGAGTTTACTTTTTTTGATATTCATTCCATAAAGGCCAAACAATTTGGCTTTAGAATGAGACTGAGTTCCGGCAAAAATCTTACCTTCCTCGGTGATGAGCCTTATAATCCAGTATGCCGGAGCTATGTTGAAAATTGTGAATGGCTGTTATCTGAAGCCTTCTGTCTTTACAGTGAACGAGATATCTTCAAACCTTACGAGAAACACCATAGTACGGTTAAAGAGGCCTGTGAACTTGCAGAGGAATTAAATATTAAGAATCTTGTCATCTGGCATACTGAAGATCAAAACCTTGCTCAGCGCCAGGAATTATATACCAACGAAGGGAAAAATTATTTCAAGGGGAATTTATATGTCCCCGATGATTTGGAAGTAATTCAACTCTAA